A genomic segment from Octopus sinensis linkage group LG4, ASM634580v1, whole genome shotgun sequence encodes:
- the LOC115210214 gene encoding probable purple acid phosphatase 20, translating into MLLSLGILSLFWSVCCTTFVSDNEELNRIFADMSPKVVNPLKEPIILSSEPVQGLHLALKGHNEMIAIWLTPVPFINNSFTPACLYGNIHSETPSKVQGKSYTYTAGMFQLTLNRAVLKLERFENIYDIVYYVCGDPAYGWSTIQSFSLQKPNMQTPKEVNSCTVSKSENSYISSVNSKSEKRNLIGIVGDLGVTNSDETIESIWNFTRSLEMKILIHIGDISYADNFSKREGNNSYIWTEYMNKIKRITSRIPYMVLPGNHEVQFNFGAYLNWFRMPYLESDSDSPFWYSFDYMGVHFSMFSTEHDVNQSSIQYQWLENDLNKANLNRDKVPWVIALAHRPLYCSSHNANISCKSLSTKLRAALENLLVQKNVDVYVSGHVHHYERSYPVANNVVSSWNYHNPKAPVHLINGAGGNPEPNDESFYNKAKWRAFYVKGKDTGHVIMEVFPKALHFQYIRSKDSAVVDEFRLTRT; encoded by the exons ATGTTATTATCACTTGGCATTTTAAGCTTATTTTGGTCTGTGTGTTGTACCACATTTGTTTCTGATAACGAGGAATTAAACAGAATATTTGCAGACATGTCACCTAAAGTTGTTAATCCTTTGAAAGAACCAATTATTTTAAGTTCAGAACCAGTTCAAGGATTGCACTTAGCACTAAAAGGGCACAACGAAATGATTGCAATATGGCTGACTCCTGTTCCTTTCATAAATAATTCATTCACTCCAGCATGTCTCTATGGCAATATTCATTCTGAAACACCCAGTAAAGTACAAGGgaaatcatacacatatacggcTGGAATGTTTCAGTTAACATTAAATAGAGCTGTGTTAAAATTAGAgagatttgaaaatatatacgATATTGTTTACTACGTCTGTGGTGATCCTGCTTATGGCTGGAGCACAATTCAAAGTTTTAGTTTACAAAAACCAAATATGCAAACTCCAAAAGAAGTAAATAGTTGCACAGTCTCAAAGTCTGAAAATTCATACATTAGCAGTGTAAATAGCAAATCAGAGAAGCGTAATTTGATTGGAATTGTTGGTGACCTTGGTGTCACAAATAGCGATGAAACAATTGAATCGATTTGGAATTTTACCCGTTCTTTAGAAATGAAGATTCTTATACATATTGGCGACATCAGCTATGCAGACAATTTCAGCAAACGAGAAGGAAACAATTCGTATATATGGacagaatatatgaataaaataaaaagaataacgaGTAGAATTCCATATATGGTTTTACCAGGAAACCATGAAGTTCAGTTTAACTTTGGTGCTTATCTAAACTGGTTTCGGATGCCCTACTTGGAAAGCGACTCTGACTCTCCATTCTGGTATTCCTTTGATTATATGGGTGTTCACTTCAGTATGTTTTCCACTGAGCATGACGTAAACCAAAGTTCAATACAATATCAGTGGCTCGAAAATGATCTGAACAAAGCGAATTTAAACAGAGACAAAGTACCCTGGGTTATTGCCCTTGCACATCGGCCTTTGTATTGTAGCTCGCACAATGCAAATATAAGTTGCAAATCTCTCTCTACAAAGCTCAGAGCTGCATTGGAAAATCTTCTAGTACAAAAAAATGTTGATGTTTATGTGAGTGGTCATGTACACCATTATGAAAGAAGTTATCCTGTTGCAAACAATGTGGTTAGTAGCTGGAATTACCATAATCCAAAGGCACCGGTACATTTAATTAATGGAGCTGGAG GTAACCCTGAGCCAAATGATGAATCTTTCTACAATAAAGCCAAATGGAGAGCTTTCTACGTTAAAGGCAAAGACACTGGACATGTTATCATGGAAGTTTTCCCCAAAGCTCTTCATTTTCAGTACATAAGAAGTAAAGATAGTGCCGTGGTGGACGAATTCCGTCTGACACGAACTTGA